A region of Burkholderiales bacterium JOSHI_001 DNA encodes the following proteins:
- a CDS encoding ribonuclease HI (PFAM: RNase H) — translation MNDMSPTSDPVVIYTDGACKGNPGPGGWGAFLRWGDHEKELFGGESNTTNNRMELTAVIQALGSLKRDCAVAVYTDSEYVKNGITTWIHGWKKRGWRTADNKPVKNQELWQALEAQVAQHRVQWHWVRGHNGDPGNERADALANRGVERAR, via the coding sequence ATGAACGACATGAGCCCGACGAGCGACCCCGTGGTCATCTACACCGACGGCGCCTGCAAGGGCAACCCGGGGCCGGGCGGCTGGGGTGCCTTCCTGCGCTGGGGCGATCATGAAAAGGAACTGTTCGGCGGCGAGTCCAACACCACCAACAACCGCATGGAACTCACCGCCGTGATCCAGGCCCTGGGCAGCCTGAAGCGCGACTGCGCGGTGGCGGTGTACACCGACAGCGAGTACGTGAAGAACGGCATCACCACCTGGATCCACGGCTGGAAGAAGCGCGGCTGGCGCACCGCCGACAACAAGCCGGTGAAGAACCAGGAACTCTGGCAGGCGCTGGAAGCCCAGGTGGCCCAGCACCGGGTGCAGTGGCACTGGGTGCGCGGCCACAATGGCGACCCTGGCAACGAGCGCGCTGACGCGTTGGCCAACCGCGGTGTGGAACGGGCACGCTGA
- a CDS encoding methylase involved in ubiquinone/menaquinone biosynthesis (PFAM: Methyltransferase domain), whose product MTREQAIIELAQWLQSPAGRYLLAWEQAQVDREVADVFGFHALQLGLPEVDLLRANRMPHRWLAHDSLVDVPPLQPDSNMVSVGDSQPPADLQAPAIALHCDFDALPFPSHSVDLLVLPHALELARDPHLTLREVERVLVPEGRVVIVGFNPASLWGLRQRMGRLQGAAARSSGPLILPRAGEFIGYWRLRDWLRLLSFEVERGRFGCWRPPFASQRWLGRFGWMENAGDRWWPVFGALYLLVAVKRVRGMRLVGLARRESLKPQNAPVVAANRRRQGITTE is encoded by the coding sequence ATGACGCGCGAACAGGCGATTATAGAGTTGGCCCAGTGGCTCCAGAGCCCCGCAGGCAGGTACCTGTTGGCCTGGGAACAGGCGCAGGTGGATCGCGAGGTGGCCGATGTGTTCGGCTTCCACGCGCTGCAACTGGGCCTGCCCGAGGTGGACCTGCTGCGCGCCAACCGCATGCCGCACCGCTGGCTGGCGCACGATAGCCTGGTGGACGTGCCGCCGCTGCAACCCGACAGCAACATGGTGAGCGTTGGTGACAGCCAGCCCCCGGCGGACCTGCAGGCACCCGCCATCGCCCTGCACTGTGATTTCGACGCCTTGCCCTTTCCCAGCCACAGCGTGGACCTGCTGGTGCTGCCGCACGCGCTGGAACTGGCGCGCGACCCGCACCTGACCCTGCGCGAGGTGGAGCGCGTGCTGGTGCCGGAGGGGCGCGTGGTGATCGTGGGCTTCAACCCGGCCAGCCTGTGGGGCCTGCGCCAGCGCATGGGTCGGCTGCAGGGGGCAGCGGCGCGCAGCAGCGGGCCGCTGATCCTGCCGCGCGCGGGCGAATTCATCGGCTACTGGCGCCTGCGCGACTGGCTGCGACTTCTCAGCTTCGAGGTCGAGCGGGGCCGCTTTGGCTGCTGGCGCCCTCCCTTTGCCAGCCAGCGCTGGCTGGGCCGCTTCGGCTGGATGGAAAACGCGGGCGACCGCTGGTGGCCGGTGTTCGGCGCGCTGTACCTGCTGGTGGCGGTCAAGCGCGTGCGGGGCATGCGGCTGGTGGGGCTGGCGCGGCGCGAATCGCTCAAGCCCCAGAACGCGCCGGTGGTGGCGGCCAACCGCCGCCGCCAGGGCATCACGACAGAATGA
- a CDS encoding molybdenum cofactor synthesis domain protein (PFAM: Probable molybdopterin binding domain; MoeA N-terminal region (domain I and II); MoeA C-terminal region (domain IV)~TIGRFAM: molybdenum cofactor synthesis domain), with amino-acid sequence MQSLQDIAAEVAGYDPTSLPVSAAQDFIRRLVPRVQAVEQLGIRSCLGRVLARDIVSPIDVPAHDNSAMDGVALRGADLKPDRDTLLPLVGTALAGAQHRGDVPFGHGIRITTGAVMPPGLDTVVPQEFFKPGADANQVIVPAGVVRTGDNRRCHGEDLAEGEAALRAGRIVTPSDLGLAASLGVAELPVFRRLRVAFFSTGDELRSIGEALPEGCVYDSNRYTLHGMLQRLGVDVIDMGVVRDQPDALAEAFTQAAASADAVITSGGVSVGEADHTKQVMARLGEVLFWRIAMRPGRPMAIGRIGTPGREAMLFGLPGNPVAVMVTFYAFVREALLAMSGATPRALPLLRAASTEALRKKPGRTEYQRGIVDQAADGRWQVRITGAQGSGILRSMSEANGLVVLHHAQGDVAAGELVDVLPFEGLI; translated from the coding sequence AGGACTTCATCCGCCGCCTGGTGCCGCGGGTGCAGGCGGTCGAGCAGTTGGGCATCCGCAGTTGTCTGGGCCGGGTGCTGGCGCGCGACATCGTCAGCCCGATCGACGTGCCCGCGCACGACAACTCGGCCATGGACGGTGTGGCGCTGCGAGGCGCCGACCTGAAGCCCGACCGTGACACCCTGCTGCCGCTGGTGGGCACGGCCTTGGCCGGAGCACAGCACCGCGGTGACGTTCCTTTCGGCCACGGCATCCGCATCACCACCGGCGCGGTGATGCCGCCGGGCCTGGACACGGTGGTGCCGCAGGAATTCTTCAAGCCGGGTGCCGACGCCAACCAGGTGATTGTCCCCGCCGGCGTGGTGCGCACCGGCGACAACCGCCGCTGCCACGGCGAGGACCTGGCCGAGGGCGAGGCGGCCTTGCGCGCGGGGCGCATCGTCACCCCGTCCGACCTGGGCCTGGCGGCGTCACTCGGCGTGGCCGAACTGCCGGTGTTCCGCCGCCTGCGCGTGGCCTTCTTCTCCACCGGGGACGAATTGCGCTCCATCGGCGAGGCGCTGCCCGAAGGCTGTGTGTACGACAGCAACCGCTACACCCTGCACGGCATGCTGCAGCGCCTGGGCGTGGACGTCATCGACATGGGCGTGGTGCGCGACCAGCCCGACGCCCTGGCCGAGGCCTTCACCCAGGCTGCCGCCAGCGCGGACGCGGTGATCACCTCGGGCGGCGTCAGCGTGGGCGAGGCCGACCACACCAAGCAGGTGATGGCGCGCCTGGGCGAGGTGCTGTTCTGGCGCATCGCCATGCGGCCTGGGCGGCCCATGGCCATCGGCAGGATCGGCACCCCGGGCCGCGAGGCCATGCTCTTCGGCCTGCCCGGCAACCCGGTGGCGGTGATGGTGACCTTCTACGCCTTCGTGCGCGAGGCCCTGCTGGCCATGAGCGGCGCGACGCCGCGGGCGCTGCCCTTGCTGCGCGCTGCCAGCACCGAGGCCCTGCGCAAGAAACCCGGCCGTACCGAGTACCAGCGCGGCATCGTGGACCAGGCGGCCGACGGCCGCTGGCAGGTGCGCATCACCGGCGCCCAGGGCTCGGGAATCCTGCGCAGCATGAGCGAAGCCAACGGCCTGGTGGTGCTGCACCACGCCCAGGGCGACGTGGCCGCGGGCGAACTGGTGGACGTGCTGCCCTTCGAGGGCTTGATCTGA
- a CDS encoding recombination protein RecR (PFAM: Toprim domain; RecR protein~TIGRFAM: recombination protein RecR), which produces MSHSSLDTLVAALRRLPGVGQKSAQRMAYHLLQHDPGAATALADALTQAVQKVRHCERCHTFSEEPLCATCADAQRDARQLCVVESPADQAALERSGSFRGHYFVLMGRLAPLDGVGAADIGVAHLLQRATDGVVQEVILATSFTAEGEATAHALAEGLKARGLTVTRLARGVPAGSELEYVDLSTLAHALSDRR; this is translated from the coding sequence GTGAGCCACAGCAGCCTGGACACACTGGTGGCGGCCCTGCGCCGCTTGCCTGGCGTGGGCCAGAAGTCGGCGCAGCGCATGGCCTATCACCTGCTGCAGCACGACCCCGGTGCCGCCACGGCGCTGGCCGACGCGCTGACGCAGGCGGTGCAGAAGGTGCGGCACTGCGAGCGCTGCCACACCTTTTCAGAAGAGCCCTTGTGCGCCACCTGCGCCGACGCGCAGCGTGATGCGCGCCAGCTGTGTGTGGTGGAAAGCCCCGCCGACCAGGCGGCGCTGGAGCGCAGCGGCAGCTTCCGCGGCCACTACTTTGTGCTGATGGGCCGGCTGGCGCCGCTGGACGGCGTGGGCGCGGCCGACATTGGCGTGGCCCACTTGCTGCAGCGCGCCACCGACGGGGTGGTGCAGGAGGTGATCCTGGCCACCAGCTTCACCGCCGAAGGCGAGGCCACCGCGCATGCCCTGGCCGAAGGCCTGAAGGCGCGCGGCCTCACCGTCACCCGGCTGGCCCGCGGCGTGCCCGCGGGCAGCGAACTGGAGTACGTGGACCTGTCCACCCTGGCCCATGCCCTGAGCGACCGGCGCTGA
- a CDS encoding putative soluble lytic transglycosylase fused to an ABC-type amino acid-binding protein (PFAM: Transglycosylase SLT domain; MLTD_N), translating to MTSSASFARLSLPTLSLCALALLLSACATAPAPSPAPVAASTPTPIRTSVPAASPVENSPPVVAAKALEPLAKPAEAVSELPPDLRPIDPLRPDSRIDDDASAHADLWVRVRRGYGMPLLDSDLVRKWEQYYTSKPDYMRRMTERGGRYLFHVVEEIEKRQMPTELALLPFIESAFNPQAMSSARASGMWQFIPSTGRSFRLKQNIFRDDRRDVLASTRAALDYLQKLHGMFGDWQLALAAYNWGEGNVQRALARNAKAGLGQDYASLSMPDETRNYVPKLEAMRNIIGGPDKFAVALPPLANHPYFLSVPIGNDIDVATAVRLAELPLDEFRQLNPQMNKPVILAAGTPQVLLPYDNANAFVRNLSRHRGPLATWTAWVVPKTMKSAAAAAQVGMGEAHFREVNRIPPRMLVKAGSTLLVPRSERRQENVDEEVADNASLALAPDLPPMKRVQFKAPRKGISVAAVAKKYRMSVAQVAQLNRVSAGGQFRAGQRVVVLVPQHAGRGVAVAKGGRGARTVAVKGRGGRVVMVAQRGGGKAAKQVASAKGARGAKAAPVKLATKAGAKPRAVKGNGKLRVASSR from the coding sequence ATGACGTCCTCTGCCTCCTTCGCGCGCCTGTCGCTGCCCACCCTGAGCCTGTGCGCGCTGGCGCTGCTGCTGTCGGCGTGCGCCACGGCGCCCGCCCCCAGCCCGGCCCCGGTGGCCGCCTCCACCCCGACCCCCATCCGCACCAGCGTCCCTGCGGCCAGCCCGGTGGAGAACTCTCCACCGGTGGTGGCCGCCAAGGCGCTGGAGCCGCTGGCCAAGCCCGCCGAAGCCGTGAGCGAGTTGCCCCCCGACCTGCGCCCCATCGACCCGCTGCGGCCCGATTCGCGCATCGACGACGACGCCAGCGCCCACGCCGACCTGTGGGTGCGGGTGCGTCGCGGCTACGGCATGCCCCTGCTGGACAGCGATCTGGTGCGCAAGTGGGAGCAGTACTACACCAGCAAGCCCGACTACATGCGCCGCATGACCGAGCGTGGCGGCCGCTACCTTTTCCATGTGGTTGAAGAAATCGAGAAGCGCCAGATGCCCACCGAACTGGCGCTGCTGCCCTTCATTGAAAGTGCATTCAACCCGCAGGCCATGTCCAGCGCGCGCGCCTCGGGCATGTGGCAGTTCATCCCGTCCACCGGCCGAAGCTTCCGTCTGAAGCAGAACATCTTCCGCGACGACCGCCGCGATGTGCTGGCGTCCACCCGCGCAGCCCTGGACTACCTGCAGAAGCTGCACGGCATGTTCGGTGACTGGCAATTGGCGCTGGCCGCCTACAACTGGGGCGAAGGCAATGTGCAGCGCGCCCTGGCCCGCAACGCCAAGGCCGGCCTGGGACAGGACTACGCCAGCCTGTCCATGCCCGACGAAACCCGCAACTACGTGCCCAAGCTGGAGGCCATGCGCAACATCATCGGCGGGCCCGACAAGTTTGCGGTCGCGCTGCCACCGCTGGCCAACCACCCCTACTTCCTGTCGGTGCCCATCGGCAACGACATCGACGTGGCCACCGCGGTGCGCCTGGCCGAGTTGCCCTTGGACGAATTTCGCCAGCTCAACCCGCAGATGAACAAGCCGGTGATCCTGGCCGCCGGCACGCCGCAGGTGCTGCTGCCCTACGACAACGCCAACGCCTTCGTGCGCAACCTGTCGCGCCACCGCGGCCCGCTGGCCACCTGGACCGCCTGGGTGGTGCCCAAGACCATGAAGAGCGCTGCCGCCGCGGCCCAGGTGGGCATGGGCGAGGCCCACTTCCGCGAAGTGAACCGCATCCCGCCGCGCATGCTGGTGAAGGCCGGCTCCACCCTGCTGGTGCCGCGCAGCGAGCGCCGCCAGGAGAATGTGGACGAGGAGGTGGCCGACAACGCGTCCCTGGCGCTGGCACCCGACCTGCCACCCATGAAGCGCGTGCAGTTCAAGGCCCCACGCAAGGGCATCAGCGTCGCGGCCGTGGCCAAGAAGTACCGCATGAGCGTGGCCCAGGTCGCGCAGTTGAACCGCGTGAGCGCAGGCGGCCAGTTCCGCGCCGGCCAGCGCGTGGTGGTGCTGGTGCCGCAGCACGCCGGGCGCGGCGTGGCGGTGGCCAAGGGCGGCCGCGGTGCGCGCACGGTGGCCGTGAAGGGCCGTGGCGGCCGGGTGGTGATGGTGGCTCAGCGCGGCGGTGGCAAGGCCGCCAAGCAGGTGGCCAGCGCCAAAGGGGCGCGGGGCGCCAAGGCGGCACCGGTGAAACTGGCCACCAAGGCCGGCGCCAAGCCCCGTGCCGTGAAGGGCAACGGCAAGCTGCGGGTCGCCTCGTCGCGCTGA
- a CDS encoding cation/multidrug efflux pump (PFAM: AcrB/AcrD/AcrF family~TIGRFAM: The (Largely Gram-negative Bacterial) Hydrophobe/Amphiphile Efflux-1 (HAE1) Family), which yields MKMSEVSIRRPVFASVLSLMLLLLGAVSFGKLAVREYPRIDEPVVTVTTKLTGASSEVIESQVTKPLEDSIAGIDGVEILTSISRSEQSIITARFKLEKNPDDAAADVRDRTSRVRARLPDAIDEPVIAKVEADAFPVIWLAFSSETLSPLQITDVINRIVKPRVQTVPGVADVQINGDRKFSMRIWLDPDKLAAYRLTTADVEDALRRQNLEVPAGRIESQQREFSVTARTDLNTEAQFGEVALKVASGYTVRLKDVARIEQAAASERTSVRLNGVPAISVGIIRNATANPLDIAAGVREVMPKIQLDLPPGLKVQVANDNSLFIDRSVKSVYRTVAEATLLVALVVFVFLRTLRASIIPLVTIPVSLIGAFAIMAAAGFSINTLTLLSLVLAIGLVVDDAIVVLENIFRHIEEGLPPFQAALKGAKEIGFAVVAMTLTLAAVFAPLAFTPGRTGRLFVEFALTLAGAVVVSGFVALTLTPMMCSKLLRHNPAPNAFDRGMERLLVALTGAYAGALRWVLGQRWIVLLVMGASGAGSWWLFSTAKSELAPLEDRGVIMATVNAPDGATMDYTAKYLRAIEAMGMEYKEFDRVFVVAGNPTVSQGISFLRAIDWEQRTRSTLQLARELQPRLLGLPGVTAFPVTPPSLGQGFRERPINYVIVTSDSYDNLAKVSQQFVAEMGKNPGFIGPDIDLRLNKPELFVEVDRDRAADAGISVDQVARTVETMLGGRPVTRYKREAEQYDVIVQTDAVGRTTPEHIDRLFVRGRVDVNGNAVMVPLSALVKVRESVSPRELNHFNQRRSVTITANLAPGYALGEALQYLDATAAKVLKPGYATELNGVSREYRASSGALGLVFVLALLFIFLVLAAQFESFVDPFVIMLAVPLSMVGALGAMHLSGGTLNVYSQIGLITLVGLITKHGILIVEFSNQLRQQGRSVMEAVVEAASLRLRPILMTTGAMVLGALPLALATGAGAESRQQIGWVIVGGMSVGTLLTIFVVPTVYSLFARQRVPGEITTPALEEAVPAK from the coding sequence ATGAAGATGTCCGAAGTGTCGATCCGCCGGCCGGTGTTTGCCAGCGTGCTGTCCCTGATGCTGCTGCTGCTGGGCGCGGTGTCCTTCGGCAAGCTGGCAGTGCGCGAGTACCCGCGCATCGACGAACCGGTGGTCACGGTCACCACCAAGCTCACCGGGGCCTCGTCCGAGGTCATCGAGTCGCAGGTGACCAAGCCGCTGGAAGACTCCATCGCCGGCATCGACGGGGTGGAGATCCTCACCTCCATCTCGCGCAGCGAGCAGAGCATCATCACCGCGCGCTTCAAGCTGGAGAAGAACCCCGACGACGCCGCGGCCGACGTGCGCGACCGCACCTCGCGCGTGCGCGCCCGCCTGCCCGACGCCATCGACGAGCCGGTCATCGCCAAGGTGGAAGCCGATGCCTTCCCGGTCATCTGGCTGGCCTTTTCCAGCGAAACGCTGTCGCCGCTGCAGATCACCGACGTGATCAACCGCATCGTCAAGCCGCGGGTGCAGACCGTGCCCGGCGTGGCCGACGTTCAGATCAACGGCGACCGCAAGTTCAGCATGCGCATCTGGCTGGACCCGGACAAGCTGGCCGCCTACCGCCTGACCACCGCCGACGTGGAGGACGCGCTGCGCAGGCAGAACCTGGAAGTGCCGGCCGGGCGCATTGAAAGCCAGCAGCGCGAATTCAGCGTCACCGCTCGCACCGACCTGAACACCGAAGCCCAGTTCGGCGAAGTGGCACTGAAGGTGGCCAGCGGCTACACCGTGCGCCTGAAGGACGTGGCGCGCATCGAGCAGGCCGCAGCGAGTGAACGCACCAGCGTGCGCCTGAACGGCGTGCCGGCCATTTCGGTGGGCATCATCCGCAACGCCACGGCCAACCCGCTGGACATTGCGGCCGGCGTGCGCGAGGTCATGCCCAAGATCCAGCTGGACCTGCCGCCGGGGCTGAAGGTGCAGGTGGCCAACGACAACTCGCTGTTCATCGACCGGTCGGTGAAAAGCGTCTACCGCACCGTGGCCGAGGCCACGCTCCTGGTGGCGCTGGTGGTGTTCGTGTTCCTGCGCACGCTGCGTGCGTCCATCATCCCGCTGGTCACCATCCCGGTCAGCCTGATCGGGGCCTTCGCCATCATGGCAGCGGCGGGTTTTTCCATCAACACGCTCACGCTGCTGTCGCTGGTGCTGGCCATTGGCCTGGTGGTGGACGACGCCATCGTGGTGCTGGAAAACATCTTCCGCCACATCGAGGAGGGCTTGCCGCCCTTCCAGGCGGCGCTGAAGGGCGCCAAGGAAATCGGCTTCGCGGTGGTGGCCATGACCCTGACCCTGGCCGCGGTGTTCGCGCCCCTGGCCTTCACGCCCGGGCGCACCGGGCGGCTGTTCGTGGAATTTGCGCTCACGCTGGCCGGCGCGGTGGTGGTGTCGGGCTTCGTGGCCCTGACCCTCACGCCCATGATGTGCAGCAAGCTGCTGCGCCACAACCCGGCGCCCAACGCCTTCGACCGCGGCATGGAGCGGCTGCTGGTGGCGCTGACGGGTGCCTATGCCGGAGCGCTGCGCTGGGTGCTGGGCCAGCGCTGGATCGTGCTGCTGGTGATGGGCGCATCGGGGGCGGGCAGCTGGTGGCTGTTCTCCACGGCCAAGAGCGAACTGGCGCCGCTGGAAGACCGCGGCGTGATCATGGCCACGGTGAACGCGCCCGACGGCGCCACCATGGACTACACCGCCAAGTACCTGCGCGCGATCGAAGCCATGGGCATGGAGTACAAGGAATTCGACCGCGTGTTCGTGGTGGCGGGCAACCCGACGGTGTCCCAAGGCATTTCCTTCCTGCGCGCCATCGACTGGGAACAGCGCACGCGCAGCACGCTGCAACTGGCGCGCGAACTGCAGCCGCGCCTGCTGGGCCTGCCCGGGGTCACGGCTTTTCCGGTCACGCCGCCCAGCCTGGGCCAGGGCTTTCGCGAGCGGCCGATCAACTACGTCATCGTCACCAGCGACAGCTACGACAACCTGGCCAAGGTGTCGCAGCAATTTGTCGCCGAAATGGGCAAGAACCCCGGCTTCATCGGCCCGGACATCGACCTGCGGCTGAACAAGCCCGAGCTGTTCGTGGAGGTGGACCGCGACCGCGCGGCCGATGCCGGCATCAGCGTGGACCAGGTGGCGCGCACCGTGGAAACCATGCTGGGCGGGCGCCCCGTCACCCGCTACAAGCGCGAGGCCGAGCAGTACGATGTGATCGTGCAGACCGACGCCGTGGGCCGCACCACGCCCGAGCACATCGACCGGCTCTTCGTGCGCGGCCGCGTGGATGTGAATGGCAATGCGGTGATGGTGCCGCTGTCGGCGCTGGTGAAGGTGCGTGAATCGGTCAGCCCGCGCGAGCTGAACCACTTCAACCAGCGCCGCTCGGTCACCATCACCGCCAACCTGGCACCGGGCTACGCGCTGGGCGAGGCGTTGCAGTACCTGGACGCCACCGCCGCCAAGGTGCTGAAGCCCGGCTACGCCACCGAACTGAACGGCGTCAGCCGCGAATACCGCGCGTCCAGCGGCGCGCTGGGCCTGGTGTTCGTGCTGGCGCTGCTGTTCATCTTCCTGGTGCTGGCGGCGCAGTTTGAAAGCTTCGTGGACCCCTTCGTCATCATGCTGGCGGTGCCGCTGTCCATGGTGGGGGCGCTGGGGGCCATGCACCTGAGTGGGGGCACGCTGAACGTGTATTCGCAGATCGGCCTCATCACGCTGGTCGGGCTGATCACCAAGCACGGCATCCTGATCGTGGAGTTCAGCAACCAGTTGCGCCAGCAGGGCCGCAGCGTGATGGAAGCGGTGGTGGAAGCCGCCAGCCTGCGCCTGCGCCCCATCCTGATGACCACCGGGGCCATGGTGCTGGGCGCGCTGCCGTTGGCCCTGGCCACCGGGGCGGGGGCTGAAAGCCGCCAGCAGATCGGCTGGGTCATCGTCGGCGGCATGTCGGTGGGCACGCTGCTCACCATCTTCGTGGTGCCCACGGTGTATTCGCTGTTCGCGCGGCAGCGGGTGCCGGGCGAGATCACCACACCGGCCCTGGAAGAAGCGGTGCCGGCCAAGTAG
- a CDS encoding hydroxyacylglutathione hydrolase (PFAM: Metallo-beta-lactamase superfamily~TIGRFAM: hydroxyacylglutathione hydrolase) codes for MKLIALPAFSDNYIWMLHDGTQAVVVDPGDAAPVHAALDAQGLALAGILVTHHHADHVGGVDDLRPRLQGPVFGPSREDIPTPFEALADGDRIAVLGLAFEVIDVPGHTAGHIAYVQQGADEAPLLFCGDTLFSGGCGRLFEGTPAQMHASLQRLAALPGDSQVCCTHEYTLSNLRFALAVEPGNADLATYQRACEARRMAGHPTLPSSITLERQINPFLRCHVPAVAARAREHGAASEDGVAVFAALREWKNHYR; via the coding sequence ATGAAACTGATCGCCCTGCCCGCCTTCTCCGACAACTACATCTGGATGCTCCACGACGGCACGCAAGCCGTGGTGGTGGATCCGGGCGATGCGGCACCGGTGCACGCCGCGCTCGACGCGCAAGGCCTTGCGCTGGCGGGCATTCTAGTGACGCACCACCATGCCGACCATGTGGGCGGTGTGGATGACCTGCGGCCCCGCCTGCAAGGCCCGGTGTTCGGTCCGTCGCGCGAAGACATTCCCACCCCTTTTGAAGCGCTGGCCGATGGCGACCGCATTGCCGTGCTGGGCCTGGCCTTTGAGGTGATCGACGTGCCCGGCCACACCGCCGGCCACATTGCCTATGTCCAGCAAGGTGCCGACGAAGCGCCGCTGCTCTTCTGCGGCGACACCCTGTTTTCGGGCGGCTGCGGGCGCCTGTTCGAAGGCACGCCGGCGCAGATGCACGCGTCGTTGCAGCGCCTGGCCGCGCTGCCGGGTGACAGCCAGGTGTGCTGCACCCATGAGTACACGCTGTCCAACCTGCGCTTCGCACTGGCCGTCGAGCCGGGCAATGCCGACCTGGCCACCTACCAGCGTGCCTGCGAAGCGCGGCGCATGGCGGGCCACCCCACCCTGCCCTCCAGCATCACGCTGGAACGGCAGATCAACCCTTTCCTGCGCTGCCATGTGCCGGCTGTGGCGGCCCGTGCGCGCGAACATGGCGCCGCCAGCGAAGACGGCGTGGCCGTCTTCGCCGCCCTGCGTGAATGGAAGAACCACTACCGATGA
- a CDS encoding RND family efflux transporter, MFP subunit (PFAM: HlyD family secretion protein~TIGRFAM: RND family efflux transporter, MFP subunit) codes for MNKLHTTVVALALAGAGGLAWWVQNRPQGAAVLAGAPAAAAAASGSASAPGGGGGSGPVAVEVARVQTLRMVDDTQAVGSLRASQSVVLRPEVAGRIAKLGFADGQRVKRGQMLVQLDDTLQRAQLQQADAQAGIARTNLQRTRDLVAQNFVSQSALDQTAANLEVAEAQVALARAQLARMKLMAPFDGVAGIRAVNVGDYVKDGADIVALEDLSSVWVDFRLPERYLSRLRVGQPVDLALDSLPGQELKASVQALDAQLDANGRSVLVRARLANPQGQHGPVLRGGMFARARVVFEVREQALVVPEEALVPMGDRQFLIKVVDGPQGGKVSQKVEARIGARVPGKVEVLQGLQAGDTVVLAGQARLMRGDGLPLKVVDLNRLAAPRSAASAPAAASAPRGGGAV; via the coding sequence ATGAACAAGCTGCATACCACCGTCGTCGCCCTGGCCCTGGCGGGTGCGGGCGGGCTGGCCTGGTGGGTGCAGAACCGGCCTCAGGGTGCCGCCGTGCTGGCGGGTGCCCCAGCGGCTGCCGCCGCGGCCAGCGGCAGCGCTTCGGCGCCGGGTGGTGGTGGCGGCAGCGGGCCGGTGGCGGTGGAAGTGGCCCGGGTGCAGACCCTGCGCATGGTGGACGACACCCAGGCCGTGGGCAGCTTGCGCGCCAGCCAGAGCGTGGTGCTTCGGCCCGAGGTGGCCGGGCGCATCGCCAAGCTGGGCTTCGCCGACGGCCAGCGCGTGAAGCGCGGCCAGATGCTGGTGCAACTGGACGACACCCTGCAGCGCGCCCAGTTGCAGCAGGCCGACGCCCAGGCCGGCATCGCCCGCACCAATTTGCAACGCACCCGCGACTTGGTGGCGCAGAATTTCGTCAGCCAGAGCGCGCTGGACCAGACCGCCGCCAACCTGGAAGTGGCCGAAGCCCAGGTCGCGCTGGCGCGCGCGCAACTGGCGCGCATGAAGCTGATGGCACCCTTTGACGGCGTGGCCGGCATCCGCGCGGTGAACGTGGGCGACTATGTGAAGGACGGCGCCGACATCGTGGCGCTGGAAGACCTGTCGTCGGTGTGGGTGGATTTCCGCCTGCCTGAACGCTACCTGTCGCGGCTGCGCGTGGGCCAGCCTGTGGACCTGGCGCTGGACTCCCTGCCGGGCCAGGAACTGAAGGCCAGTGTGCAGGCCCTGGACGCCCAACTCGACGCCAATGGCCGCAGCGTGCTGGTGCGCGCCCGCTTGGCCAATCCGCAGGGCCAGCACGGACCGGTGCTTCGCGGCGGCATGTTCGCGCGTGCGCGGGTGGTGTTCGAGGTGCGCGAGCAGGCCCTGGTGGTGCCCGAAGAAGCCCTGGTGCCCATGGGCGATCGGCAGTTCCTGATCAAGGTGGTGGACGGCCCGCAAGGCGGCAAGGTGTCGCAGAAGGTGGAGGCGCGCATCGGCGCCCGCGTGCCGGGCAAGGTGGAGGTGCTGCAGGGGCTGCAGGCCGGCGACACCGTGGTGCTGGCCGGGCAGGCCCGCCTGATGCGTGGCGACGGCTTGCCGCTGAAGGTGGTGGACCTGAACCGCCTGGCGGCCCCTCGCAGCGCGGCGTCGGCCCCGGCGGCCGCATCGGCCCCGCGCGGCGGCGGCGCGGTATGA